Proteins from a single region of Megachile rotundata isolate GNS110a chromosome 7, iyMegRotu1, whole genome shotgun sequence:
- the LOC143264823 gene encoding uncharacterized protein LOC143264823, with translation MFRFFYVHTRIKLVTNASTQQNNSNVKACYNCNTTGHLKKNCPKPLRSWGSCYRCGSTQHRANNCSLNAASTSRAAGTTTLNLIQPNSPRDAFEVPISWEVSGGKYGNQQVNLTEMLDSESPNRNDLQNQK, from the exons ATGTTTCGCTTCTTCTATGTTCATACAAGAATTAAGTTGGTAACAAATGCCAGCACACAACAAAATAACAGCAACGTCAAGGCATGTTATAATTGCAACACGACAGGGCATTTAAAGAAGAATTGCCCAAAGCCGCTGCGATCGTGGGGATCGTGCTATCGTTGTGGAAGTACTCAACATCGGGCAAATAATTGTTCTTTGAATGCAGCTTCAACATCTAGAGCAGCAGGGACAACCACTTTGAATCTAATCCAGCCAAATTCACCTCGTGATGCGTTTGAAGTTCCAATATCATGGGAAGTTAGCGGCGGGAAATATGGTAACCAACAAGTCAATTTAACAGAAATGCTTGATTCGGAATCACCG AACCGGAACGACCTGCAGAACCAAAAGTAA